A single window of Methanomassiliicoccales archaeon DNA harbors:
- a CDS encoding ABC transporter permease, with amino-acid sequence MLRETMALTVRELKHWYRVKVQVFMTMMMPLVWLGLFGQAFRLEELAMGPGIPPDMVQNLFAGAPNYFSFMAIGMLCVMVLFTCMFSGMSVVWDRRFGFLTKLQVAPIPRGIIPMSRVLSSVTRALIQSLIIFIIALAFAFIPGLVGLELGSGFGIIELLLMVVILALLALGFAAIFTTIALTIENQETLIGVINLLNLPIMFASAALFPTSFMPDWLRSVANLNPITWAADGIRQLVFEDPQPIYDLPVDILGLVVFAGAFLLLGWFLARRVLNR; translated from the coding sequence ATGCTCAGAGAAACCATGGCCTTGACGGTCAGGGAGCTAAAGCACTGGTATCGGGTCAAGGTACAGGTCTTCATGACGATGATGATGCCTCTGGTATGGTTAGGTCTGTTCGGACAAGCGTTTAGGTTGGAGGAGCTGGCGATGGGGCCGGGCATCCCTCCCGATATGGTCCAGAATCTCTTTGCCGGCGCACCCAACTACTTCTCGTTCATGGCCATAGGCATGCTGTGCGTCATGGTTCTCTTCACCTGCATGTTCAGCGGTATGTCTGTGGTATGGGATAGGAGGTTCGGCTTCCTGACCAAGCTTCAGGTGGCCCCGATCCCGAGGGGTATTATACCAATGTCAAGGGTTCTGTCTTCGGTGACAAGAGCGCTCATTCAGTCGCTAATCATCTTCATAATCGCCTTGGCTTTTGCATTCATACCCGGTTTGGTGGGGCTCGAACTTGGTTCTGGCTTTGGAATCATCGAACTGCTATTGATGGTCGTGATACTGGCTCTGCTCGCATTGGGGTTCGCCGCCATCTTCACCACGATCGCTCTAACCATCGAGAATCAGGAGACTCTGATCGGCGTGATAAATCTACTCAACCTGCCCATCATGTTCGCGTCAGCCGCACTTTTCCCGACCTCGTTCATGCCCGACTGGTTGAGGAGCGTGGCAAATCTGAACCCAATTACTTGGGCTGCGGATGGAATTCGGCAACTGGTGTTTGAGGATCCTCAACCCATCTACGATCTGCCCGTAGATATCCTGGGATTGGTTGTCTTTGCTGGAGCATTTCTCCTACTAGGATGGTTCTTGGCTAGGCGTGTTCTGAACAGGTAG
- a CDS encoding CooT family nickel-binding protein, producing MCESTVYLDEEGEVTEVMQDVTRIVMEGSSVRLTNIIGEQIVLENIRFKEANLLSHGLVFERV from the coding sequence ATGTGTGAATCAACAGTCTACCTCGATGAGGAAGGGGAGGTGACCGAGGTGATGCAGGACGTCACCCGGATAGTGATGGAGGGTTCCTCGGTCAGACTTACCAACATCATCGGTGAGCAGATTGTTCTGGAGAACATTCGCTTTAAGGAGGCAAACCTCCTGAGCCATGGCCTCGTTTTCGAGCGTGTGTAG
- a CDS encoding cupin domain-containing protein, which yields MANEEKEKMKGNAMVLEELVEYQKASVVSRTLIDKKVGTVTAFAFDEGQGLSEHTAPYDALVEILDGEVEITISGNPMRLEKGEMVIMPANEPHALKAISKFKMLLTMIRE from the coding sequence ATGGCGAATGAGGAAAAGGAGAAGATGAAGGGGAATGCGATGGTTCTCGAGGAATTGGTCGAGTACCAGAAAGCATCTGTTGTGAGTCGAACCCTCATAGACAAGAAGGTGGGAACTGTGACTGCTTTTGCCTTCGACGAGGGCCAAGGGTTGAGCGAGCATACCGCCCCATACGATGCTCTGGTAGAGATCCTGGATGGTGAGGTCGAGATCACAATCTCAGGTAATCCCATGAGGCTTGAGAAAGGTGAAATGGTTATCATGCCAGCGAATGAGCCCCATGCTCTCAAGGCTATTTCCAAATTCAAGATGTTGCTGACCATGATCCGCGAGTGA
- a CDS encoding MATE family efflux transporter yields the protein MGIVVDRRNGKADKGNNTKGIETLLGDPKKAVIKLSIPMIIAMLVQTAYNLADAIWVAGLGADALAAIGFVFPIYFMAMGLANGLGVGGGSAISRRIGAGDKKGADSTATHTILMMLIMAVAFTILMLIFSDDIYIAIGAGRTAGMATEYSKILFGGSIIIFFSIVAMAILRSEGDAKRPMYAMVLGSVLNIVLDPIFIYGLDMGVAGAAWASVISFGIASLLLFYWLMMERSTFVSFRFKGFRFKGLVVRDILRVGLPASVQQLSMSVTSFIMNIIILTIATTDGVAIYSTGWRIFSVAVVPLIGIASAVTPISGAAFGAKTFEKIRTTHIFATKLGLLIEVCTGAIMFLFAAQIAAVFTHSESAAHLAPDLILFIQILAISNPTVALGMLSSSVFQGVGKGTSSLIATVLRTLILTLLLAFILANVLGLGLTGIWLGIALGNTIGSIVVFTWVRHYYNHLIRDGGKARALETAEISD from the coding sequence ATGGGGATAGTGGTCGATCGGCGCAACGGCAAGGCTGATAAAGGGAATAACACCAAAGGTATAGAGACCCTTCTTGGAGATCCAAAAAAGGCAGTCATCAAGCTTTCGATTCCAATGATCATTGCCATGTTGGTCCAGACCGCATACAACTTGGCCGACGCCATCTGGGTAGCAGGTTTGGGAGCCGATGCTCTAGCCGCAATCGGTTTTGTATTCCCCATATACTTCATGGCTATGGGACTGGCCAATGGTCTGGGAGTGGGAGGCGGATCGGCAATCTCACGGCGAATAGGTGCGGGGGACAAGAAGGGGGCGGATTCCACCGCGACCCATACAATCTTGATGATGCTGATAATGGCGGTCGCATTCACGATTCTCATGTTGATATTCTCTGATGATATCTACATCGCTATTGGCGCTGGAAGAACGGCAGGAATGGCTACCGAATACTCCAAGATATTGTTCGGTGGGAGCATAATAATATTCTTCAGCATCGTGGCCATGGCCATTCTTAGAAGCGAGGGAGACGCAAAGCGTCCCATGTACGCCATGGTCCTAGGTTCTGTATTGAACATCGTCCTAGACCCCATATTCATTTATGGTCTTGACATGGGAGTGGCAGGTGCGGCCTGGGCATCGGTGATATCGTTCGGAATCGCCTCATTGCTGCTTTTCTACTGGCTGATGATGGAGAGATCCACATTCGTTTCTTTCAGATTCAAAGGCTTCAGGTTCAAGGGCTTGGTGGTCAGGGATATTCTAAGAGTGGGGCTTCCGGCATCGGTACAGCAACTTTCAATGTCCGTGACCAGCTTCATCATGAACATAATCATACTTACTATAGCCACAACTGATGGTGTGGCCATCTACTCAACTGGATGGCGCATATTCTCAGTCGCGGTGGTCCCACTGATAGGTATCGCCTCCGCGGTCACTCCCATCAGTGGGGCGGCCTTCGGGGCCAAGACTTTCGAGAAGATCAGGACGACCCATATTTTCGCCACCAAGCTGGGCCTTCTAATCGAGGTGTGTACGGGAGCGATCATGTTCCTCTTCGCAGCTCAGATAGCCGCCGTCTTCACCCATTCTGAGAGCGCTGCTCATCTGGCACCGGACCTAATATTATTCATCCAGATATTGGCAATTTCAAACCCAACGGTAGCGTTGGGGATGCTCTCATCATCGGTGTTCCAAGGAGTAGGTAAAGGCACTTCATCACTGATCGCTACCGTGCTTCGCACTCTAATTCTAACGCTCCTGCTGGCATTCATTCTGGCGAATGTCCTTGGATTGGGACTGACGGGCATATGGCTTGGCATTGCTCTAGGTAACACCATCGGCTCGATCGTGGTGTTCACCTGGGTCCGCCATTACTACAACCACCTTATCAGGGATGGTGGCAAAGCTCGAGCTCTTGAAACGGCAGAGATATCTGACTAA
- a CDS encoding GTPase, producing MVRIKVIIMGAAGRDFHNFNTYFRDNEIYEVVAFTASQIPNIEGRCYPAELAGRLYPKGIPIFPEEYLPGLIREHRVEQVVFAYSDISHLELMHKASWILCSGADFRLMGNTKIVLKSSVPVISVCAVRTGSGKSQTSRKISDILGKRGLKVVAVRHPMPYGNLVKQAVQRFASPEDLDYHECTIEEREEYEPLIDKGIIVYAGVDYERILREAEKEADIIIWDGGNNDTPFYRSDLHIVVADPHRPGHEVNYHPGETNLRMADVVIINKIQTADRHNILTVWNNIESLNPSAIVIEAASTMYVDEPELIRGKRVLVVEDGPTVTHGEMKYGAGTFAAENFGASEIIDPRPFAVDSILNAFRKYPHMEKVLPAMGYGRDQVKDLEETINRADCDVVVSGTPIDLRRVIDVNKPVVRVRYELSEIGHPNLEDVLSSRLDKLLSKRSSRE from the coding sequence ATGGTAAGGATCAAGGTCATCATCATGGGGGCGGCAGGAAGGGACTTTCACAACTTCAACACCTACTTCAGGGACAATGAGATCTATGAGGTTGTGGCCTTCACCGCATCCCAAATACCGAATATTGAGGGCCGATGCTATCCGGCAGAGCTTGCTGGAAGGCTCTATCCAAAGGGAATCCCGATATTTCCAGAGGAGTATCTCCCTGGTCTCATCAGGGAGCATCGTGTTGAGCAGGTCGTTTTCGCATACAGCGACATTTCTCATTTGGAGCTCATGCACAAGGCTTCCTGGATCCTCTGCAGTGGAGCGGATTTCAGGCTGATGGGCAATACAAAGATCGTACTGAAGTCGAGCGTCCCGGTGATATCTGTTTGTGCTGTCAGAACCGGAAGCGGGAAGAGCCAGACCTCCAGGAAGATAAGCGATATCCTGGGAAAACGAGGTCTCAAGGTAGTAGCCGTAAGGCACCCGATGCCATATGGAAATCTGGTGAAGCAGGCAGTTCAGAGGTTTGCAAGCCCTGAAGACCTCGATTATCACGAATGCACCATAGAGGAGAGAGAGGAGTACGAACCGCTCATTGACAAGGGCATCATCGTTTATGCTGGAGTGGACTATGAAAGGATACTCCGGGAAGCGGAGAAGGAGGCTGACATCATCATATGGGATGGTGGGAACAATGACACACCCTTCTATAGATCAGATCTCCACATCGTGGTGGCTGACCCACACAGGCCAGGGCATGAGGTGAATTATCACCCAGGGGAGACCAATCTCAGGATGGCCGATGTGGTCATAATCAACAAGATCCAAACAGCCGACCGGCATAATATCCTGACTGTTTGGAACAACATCGAGAGTTTGAATCCCTCTGCGATCGTCATCGAGGCAGCATCCACCATGTACGTTGATGAACCTGAGCTTATCCGGGGGAAGCGCGTACTCGTTGTAGAGGACGGACCGACCGTCACCCATGGCGAGATGAAGTATGGAGCGGGGACCTTCGCGGCAGAGAACTTCGGTGCGTCAGAGATAATCGACCCTCGTCCCTTCGCGGTCGATTCCATACTCAACGCATTCAGAAAGTATCCTCATATGGAAAAGGTTCTTCCCGCGATGGGCTATGGTAGGGACCAGGTGAAGGATCTGGAGGAAACCATCAACCGGGCCGATTGTGATGTGGTGGTCTCTGGAACACCTATTGACCTCCGCAGGGTGATCGACGTGAACAAGCCCGTTGTCAGGGTGAGGTACGAGCTCAGCGAGATTGGACACCCGAATCTAGAGGATGTACTCTCTTCGAGGCTAGATAAGTTGCTTTCCAAGCGTAGTAGCAGAGAATGA
- the thrC gene encoding threonine synthase codes for MFYCPRCEEVFRDFRYKCEKCDSVVLVDYEDRSWEPEGNGVWRYQSMIPVKRSVSMGEGNTPMVRRRDVRESIYMKLEGDNPTGSFKDRGTTVVLSDAVKHGFSSVTVASTGNMGASVAAYSAYANLEAKIFIPDDVPNEKILQMKAYNANLIRIPGDFSDIVNRSIEETENGAYLASTGLNPYFIEGLKTTGFEIFEQVGVPNWIVVPTGTGGHLTAIFKAFRELKELGVIGNLPRMVAVQARTCSPIVDAWKNESEIVPAENPETIASAIQVKVPFNGYTALDSIRASKGRGVVVNDHEILQAMKDLGKEGVFAEPSSAAALAALPKINLRADDRVVLVITGSGLKDPEAISLE; via the coding sequence ATGTTCTACTGTCCCAGGTGCGAAGAGGTCTTCAGGGATTTCCGTTATAAATGCGAAAAGTGCGACAGTGTGGTTCTAGTGGATTACGAGGACAGGAGCTGGGAACCCGAGGGTAACGGAGTCTGGAGATATCAGTCCATGATTCCCGTGAAGCGTTCAGTATCGATGGGCGAGGGGAATACCCCAATGGTCCGGAGAAGGGATGTTCGGGAATCAATCTACATGAAGCTAGAGGGAGACAACCCCACTGGTTCATTCAAGGACCGGGGAACGACCGTGGTTCTCTCTGACGCAGTGAAACACGGATTCAGCAGCGTCACGGTGGCGTCAACAGGCAACATGGGGGCAAGCGTCGCCGCCTACAGCGCCTACGCAAATCTGGAGGCCAAGATATTCATCCCTGATGATGTTCCAAACGAGAAGATACTCCAGATGAAGGCGTACAACGCGAACCTTATCAGAATCCCGGGTGATTTCTCGGATATAGTCAATCGTTCCATCGAGGAAACGGAGAATGGAGCTTATCTTGCCTCCACTGGTCTCAACCCCTACTTCATCGAGGGGCTCAAGACCACAGGGTTCGAGATATTCGAGCAGGTGGGAGTACCCAATTGGATCGTGGTTCCAACTGGTACCGGGGGACATCTCACAGCGATTTTCAAGGCGTTCAGGGAGCTCAAAGAACTGGGCGTCATTGGAAATCTCCCTAGGATGGTGGCCGTGCAGGCTCGTACCTGCTCGCCCATTGTGGACGCATGGAAGAATGAATCAGAAATCGTGCCAGCGGAGAACCCGGAAACGATTGCATCAGCCATCCAGGTCAAGGTTCCTTTCAACGGCTACACTGCTCTAGATTCTATCAGGGCCTCAAAGGGAAGAGGCGTCGTGGTTAATGATCATGAGATCCTCCAGGCCATGAAGGATCTGGGTAAGGAGGGTGTTTTTGCCGAGCCATCATCGGCCGCCGCGCTCGCCGCGCTTCCAAAAATCAATCTGAGAGCTGATGACAGAGTGGTGTTAGTGATAACGGGATCGGGGCTAAAGGACCCTGAGGCAATTAGTCTGGAGTAG
- a CDS encoding alpha/beta hydrolase, with translation MNLDDFEKLLNLPDGQILGRSGNYAKIDKVRFYYEIHGNGEPLVLMHGAWATIESLAFQVGPLSERFKVILVERRGHGRTPDTPGKFTYMQGAEDMKSVMEHLGVRRAHIVGWSDGGVIGLLMARHYSKCVSRFVCISGSYHYRGYTRAFARSFEDSTSESLDPRIGQVYRWTSPDGPEHFPIVFEKIKGMSSSHPRYPKRELETIRVPTLIMSGDADIVSLEHSVNFFKGLPCAQLSIVPGTTHMLPMERPGLVNSQIAQFLEAESIERASGDIFIN, from the coding sequence ATGAATTTGGATGATTTTGAGAAGCTACTCAACTTGCCAGACGGGCAAATCCTCGGGAGATCGGGCAATTATGCGAAAATCGATAAGGTCAGATTCTACTACGAGATTCATGGTAACGGCGAGCCGCTCGTTCTGATGCACGGTGCATGGGCTACCATCGAATCGCTTGCTTTCCAGGTGGGCCCCCTTTCCGAGCGGTTCAAAGTCATACTGGTCGAGAGGAGGGGTCACGGAAGGACTCCCGACACTCCGGGTAAGTTCACATACATGCAGGGCGCTGAGGACATGAAGAGCGTCATGGAGCATCTAGGTGTCAGGCGCGCCCACATTGTTGGCTGGAGTGATGGAGGGGTGATAGGACTCCTTATGGCCCGTCATTACTCAAAGTGCGTGAGCAGATTTGTTTGTATAAGCGGCAGCTACCACTATAGAGGGTATACCCGAGCATTCGCCAGGAGTTTTGAAGACTCCACCTCAGAATCACTGGACCCAAGGATTGGCCAGGTCTACAGGTGGACGTCCCCCGATGGGCCGGAGCACTTTCCCATAGTGTTTGAGAAGATAAAGGGGATGTCGAGTTCGCATCCTCGGTACCCAAAGAGGGAACTGGAGACGATCCGGGTCCCCACTCTGATCATGTCAGGTGACGCTGATATTGTAAGTCTCGAGCACTCCGTGAATTTCTTCAAGGGGTTGCCTTGTGCTCAGCTTTCGATCGTGCCCGGCACAACACATATGCTTCCCATGGAGAGACCGGGTCTTGTCAATTCCCAGATCGCCCAGTTCTTGGAAGCTGAAAGCATTGAGAGGGCAAGTGGGGATATATTCATAAATTAA
- a CDS encoding C_GCAxxG_C_C family protein yields the protein MEKDEILDRVYRLAFEYEKECRGCAQSTLAALQDVFDIKDDATFRSASGLSGGIGLTTWGTCGALTGCSMAIGMLFGRERCDFKDKGRKRMVAYRLCKQLAERFVEEYGSVVCWEIQRAHLGKNYDLWDREVYCDFDDIAYKKEKCPVLVGRAAVWTAEIIIENIDQEDK from the coding sequence ATGGAAAAGGACGAGATCTTGGACAGAGTTTACCGGCTCGCTTTCGAATATGAGAAGGAATGTAGAGGGTGCGCACAGAGTACTCTGGCGGCTCTTCAAGATGTCTTTGACATCAAGGATGACGCTACCTTTCGATCTGCTAGTGGGCTTTCTGGTGGGATTGGTCTCACCACCTGGGGTACTTGCGGGGCTCTTACCGGATGCTCAATGGCCATTGGGATGCTCTTTGGTAGGGAAAGGTGTGATTTCAAGGACAAAGGGAGAAAGAGGATGGTCGCTTACCGCCTCTGCAAGCAGCTTGCTGAAAGGTTCGTTGAAGAATATGGGTCAGTGGTCTGCTGGGAGATTCAAAGAGCTCACCTTGGTAAGAATTATGACCTTTGGGACAGAGAGGTCTACTGTGATTTTGACGATATCGCCTATAAGAAGGAAAAATGCCCAGTCCTCGTGGGAAGAGCAGCCGTCTGGACTGCGGAAATAATCATCGAGAATATTGATCAAGAAGATAAGTGA
- a CDS encoding AAA family ATPase, whose product MALKIAVSGKGGVGKTTVAGILARLIGREGKDILVLDADPASNLASAIGIPNSVSSQITPLSKMLDMIEERTGVKPGSGYGGMFKMNPKVDDLAEKFAIEGKDGVQLLVLGTIKTGGEGCFCPESALLKSLLKHLVLEENQYLIMDMEAGLEHLGRGSSKHMDVMIIVVEPGMRSVDIAVTIKGLAKEIGIKNVLAVINKVHSKEASIIVKERLRDNDIQVLAVIPFNTVLVEADLRGISPMDIEGAEDVVAEISKMRGTLESLED is encoded by the coding sequence ATGGCTCTCAAGATCGCGGTATCTGGAAAAGGTGGGGTGGGTAAGACCACCGTTGCAGGGATCCTGGCGAGACTCATCGGTCGAGAAGGGAAGGACATTCTGGTCCTGGATGCGGATCCAGCATCGAACCTGGCCAGTGCTATTGGCATTCCCAACAGCGTGAGCTCCCAAATCACTCCTCTCTCCAAGATGCTAGATATGATCGAGGAGAGAACGGGTGTAAAGCCAGGCTCTGGATATGGAGGGATGTTCAAGATGAACCCAAAGGTGGATGACCTCGCTGAGAAATTCGCAATCGAGGGCAAGGACGGGGTTCAACTCCTTGTGTTAGGAACCATAAAGACCGGTGGTGAGGGTTGTTTCTGCCCTGAGAGCGCCCTCCTCAAGAGCCTCTTGAAACACCTTGTCCTGGAGGAGAATCAATATCTCATAATGGATATGGAGGCAGGGCTGGAGCATCTTGGAAGGGGAAGCTCCAAACACATGGATGTAATGATAATCGTGGTGGAGCCCGGAATGCGATCAGTGGATATCGCGGTCACCATCAAAGGTCTTGCCAAGGAGATAGGCATCAAGAATGTCCTGGCAGTCATCAATAAGGTTCACTCAAAGGAAGCATCAATCATAGTGAAGGAGCGACTCAGGGACAATGACATCCAGGTACTAGCAGTCATACCATTCAACACTGTGTTGGTGGAGGCTGATCTGAGAGGCATATCCCCCATGGATATCGAAGGAGCAGAGGATGTGGTCGCGGAGATATCGAAGATGCGAGGGACATTGGAGTCCCTTGAGGATTAA
- a CDS encoding epoxyqueuosine reductase: MDSHLKSEIKARCVRLDIPIMGVASVDRWEDPPFLPWMPEEFYPESILPEARSVIVLGLPITLPILETTPSIHYHELYRTVNSILDQQGYLLSNMLNERGHPSIWIPRDGYGSLEVLKHNPIAFFSHRHAALLAGLGTFGINNMLLTKEYGPRVRFVSVLTSAELPSDPIMEKELCIRCMRCVESCPTKALIEGYYPQALTIKDRCTAWSDSLHKKSTSPCGICIKVCPIGEDREFFGRSDPAIYKDERTPPRLKSAWEHVRSYGGLD, from the coding sequence ATGGATTCTCATCTCAAGAGCGAAATCAAGGCCAGGTGCGTTAGATTAGATATTCCTATTATGGGTGTCGCCTCGGTCGATCGCTGGGAGGACCCACCATTCTTGCCCTGGATGCCGGAGGAATTCTATCCAGAATCCATCTTACCTGAGGCTCGATCCGTGATCGTTCTAGGATTGCCCATAACGCTTCCGATCCTGGAGACCACTCCATCCATACACTATCACGAGCTCTACAGGACGGTCAACTCCATTCTTGACCAACAGGGTTACCTTCTATCCAACATGTTGAATGAAAGGGGACATCCTTCAATCTGGATACCAAGGGATGGATACGGTAGTCTGGAGGTTCTCAAGCATAATCCTATTGCTTTCTTTTCCCATCGTCATGCTGCACTTCTAGCCGGACTCGGGACTTTCGGTATCAACAACATGTTGCTCACGAAGGAATATGGACCAAGGGTGAGGTTTGTCTCGGTGTTGACCTCGGCAGAGCTTCCCTCTGATCCAATTATGGAGAAGGAACTCTGCATCAGATGCATGAGGTGTGTGGAGTCATGTCCTACCAAAGCTCTCATCGAGGGGTATTATCCTCAAGCTCTCACCATTAAGGATAGATGCACAGCTTGGAGCGACTCCCTTCACAAGAAGTCCACATCACCATGTGGCATTTGCATAAAGGTCTGTCCAATCGGCGAAGATCGAGAGTTTTTCGGAAGATCTGACCCCGCGATATATAAAGATGAGAGAACACCCCCACGGCTCAAGAGTGCATGGGAGCATGTCAGATCGTATGGTGGTCTCGATTAG
- a CDS encoding PaaI family thioesterase, whose product MVKMMSAVRDFSEDPDKRLHAMLNCQFMKKMDMEVISIDDNEVRIAMDTESNRNALGSAHGGALFSLADQAFALAANRTGEPEVAISASINYMKPARGRLEAVARRIEENNTTSVYQVIVYDENKVVAIFQGVGYKLKRKTPMD is encoded by the coding sequence TTGGTGAAGATGATGTCAGCAGTCAGGGATTTTTCAGAGGACCCCGATAAAAGACTCCACGCCATGTTAAACTGCCAGTTCATGAAGAAGATGGACATGGAGGTGATTTCAATTGACGACAATGAGGTCCGCATAGCGATGGATACCGAGAGTAACAGGAATGCCCTGGGCAGCGCTCATGGTGGGGCATTGTTCTCACTGGCAGATCAGGCATTTGCCCTTGCAGCTAACAGGACGGGAGAACCCGAAGTAGCGATATCGGCGAGCATCAATTATATGAAACCTGCCAGAGGTCGCCTGGAGGCAGTTGCTAGAAGGATCGAGGAGAACAATACAACCTCAGTCTACCAGGTGATCGTGTACGATGAAAACAAGGTAGTTGCCATCTTCCAGGGTGTAGGGTACAAGTTGAAGAGGAAGACTCCAATGGATTAG
- a CDS encoding MarR family transcriptional regulator, with amino-acid sequence MQDIELLGKYFSRIYRYSKSYQDRELHRLGIGSGQFGFMMALLHTDGISQSRLSVISKLDKTTITRSIRPLIENGYVVREKDPEDRRGYKIFLTTKGRSIAPELIQMQLDLERQLLKDFTSEDIELLTGFLRRMNENALMLK; translated from the coding sequence GTGCAAGATATCGAGCTGTTAGGTAAGTATTTCTCAAGAATCTATAGATATTCTAAAAGCTACCAGGACAGGGAACTGCATCGCTTAGGAATAGGTAGCGGCCAGTTTGGTTTCATGATGGCCCTCCTACACACAGATGGAATCAGTCAGAGCAGGCTTTCGGTGATCTCTAAATTGGACAAGACCACCATAACAAGATCCATTAGGCCACTCATAGAAAATGGTTACGTGGTTAGGGAGAAGGACCCTGAGGACAGGAGGGGTTACAAGATCTTCCTTACGACGAAGGGCCGCTCAATTGCACCAGAGCTTATACAAATGCAATTGGATTTAGAAAGACAGTTGCTCAAGGACTTCACATCAGAGGATATTGAACTTCTTACTGGTTTCCTCAGAAGAATGAACGAGAATGCATTGATGCTCAAGTGA
- a CDS encoding VOC family protein encodes MARVNHFDMSAEDPDRAIKFYQKVFGWSFVKWEGPMDYWMFSTGEGESGIDGGLSRKSEMFPPIYLTIEVPGIDDFIERVEANGGKILRAKMAIPGVGWLAMFQDPEGNVFGLMENDESAR; translated from the coding sequence ATGGCAAGAGTCAATCATTTCGACATGAGTGCTGAGGATCCTGATCGCGCCATAAAGTTCTACCAGAAGGTATTCGGATGGAGCTTCGTTAAGTGGGAGGGACCCATGGATTATTGGATGTTCTCCACGGGAGAAGGAGAATCAGGAATTGATGGTGGCCTTTCCAGAAAGAGTGAAATGTTTCCCCCTATCTACTTGACCATTGAGGTGCCTGGAATAGATGACTTCATTGAGAGAGTGGAGGCCAATGGGGGAAAGATACTGCGGGCAAAGATGGCCATCCCCGGGGTCGGATGGTTAGCAATGTTTCAGGACCCCGAAGGCAACGTGTTCGGCCTTATGGAGAACGACGAGAGCGCTAGATGA
- a CDS encoding ATP-binding cassette domain-containing protein produces the protein MVAIVQVKNLVKVYNGSVRAVDDISFEVNEGEIFGFLGPNGAGKTTTISMLTTLIKPTSGNAKVVGHDIVKEAHDVRNVIGLVPQDLTVDDDLTGRENMILQGDLYKVPKEELIKRVEGLLDLVGLTDAEDRMVKTYSGGMRKRLELAEGLVHHPKVLFLDEPTLGLDVQTRAAMWEHIMDLKKKHNTTIFLTTHYLEEADSLCDRIAIIDHGKIVALDSPRQLKASLGGDVIEVSVESEVDGSDSISGLEGVIEVQFSEGKYRIKVTSGENVAPSVLKILWDQGVAVKSVNISQPNLDQVFMEYTGRSLRDAMQSSVQDRGQRMARAMQSRRRR, from the coding sequence ATGGTCGCAATAGTCCAGGTGAAGAATCTTGTGAAGGTCTACAACGGCTCCGTAAGGGCGGTCGATGACATCTCCTTCGAAGTGAATGAGGGCGAGATATTCGGTTTCCTGGGGCCCAACGGGGCGGGCAAGACCACAACAATCTCCATGCTTACGACCTTGATCAAACCAACTTCTGGCAACGCAAAGGTGGTAGGGCATGACATAGTGAAGGAAGCCCACGATGTCCGCAATGTGATCGGTCTTGTACCTCAGGACCTCACCGTTGACGACGATCTCACTGGGAGGGAAAACATGATCCTCCAGGGCGATCTCTATAAGGTTCCCAAAGAGGAACTCATCAAGAGGGTTGAAGGCCTCCTTGACCTGGTGGGTCTTACAGACGCCGAGGATAGAATGGTGAAGACCTACTCTGGTGGGATGAGGAAGAGATTAGAACTTGCAGAAGGATTGGTACATCACCCCAAGGTCCTCTTCCTGGACGAACCTACACTAGGGCTCGATGTCCAGACCCGAGCAGCTATGTGGGAACACATCATGGACCTAAAGAAAAAGCACAACACGACTATCTTCCTCACCACCCACTATCTTGAGGAAGCGGACTCCCTTTGCGACCGGATAGCGATCATCGATCACGGGAAGATCGTGGCCCTGGATTCTCCTAGACAACTCAAGGCAAGTCTGGGTGGTGACGTCATAGAGGTCAGTGTCGAGAGCGAGGTCGATGGCTCCGACTCAATCTCTGGTCTTGAGGGCGTCATCGAGGTCCAATTTTCGGAAGGGAAATACAGGATAAAGGTGACAAGCGGAGAGAACGTGGCTCCCAGCGTACTCAAGATTCTATGGGATCAAGGAGTGGCCGTCAAGTCCGTGAACATTAGCCAGCCCAACCTGGACCAGGTCTTCATGGAGTACACTGGCCGATCCCTAAGAGATGCCATGCAGTCATCAGTACAGGACCGCGGTCAAAGAATGGCCAGAGCTATGCAGTCTCGGAGGAGGCGCTGA